A genomic window from Cryobacterium sp. SO2 includes:
- the hxlA gene encoding 3-hexulose-6-phosphate synthase: MKLQVAMDVLTTADALALAGKVAPYVDIIELGTPLIKAEGLRAVTAIKQAHPDKIVFADLKTMDAGELEADIAFTAGADLVTVLGTAGDSTIVGAVAAATKHGKGIVVDLIGVADKVTRAREVTALGAVFVEMHAGLDEQAEEGFSLDTLLTAGETAQVPFSLAGGVSAATIAAVQRAGASVAVAGGAIYGADDPAAAAAELRAAIN; encoded by the coding sequence ATGAAGCTTCAAGTTGCAATGGATGTCCTCACCACCGCCGACGCGCTCGCGCTCGCCGGCAAGGTCGCCCCGTACGTCGACATCATCGAGCTCGGCACCCCGCTGATCAAGGCGGAGGGGCTGCGTGCCGTCACCGCGATCAAGCAGGCCCACCCCGACAAGATCGTCTTCGCCGACCTCAAGACCATGGATGCCGGCGAGCTCGAGGCAGACATCGCCTTCACGGCGGGCGCCGACCTCGTCACCGTGCTCGGCACGGCCGGCGATAGCACCATCGTGGGCGCCGTCGCGGCGGCCACCAAGCACGGCAAGGGCATCGTCGTCGACCTGATCGGCGTCGCCGACAAGGTGACCCGGGCCCGCGAGGTCACCGCTCTCGGCGCCGTTTTCGTGGAGATGCACGCCGGCCTCGACGAGCAGGCCGAGGAGGGCTTCTCGCTGGACACCCTGCTCACCGCCGGCGAGACCGCCCAGGTGCCGTTCTCGCTGGCCGGCGGCGTCTCCGCCGCCACCATCGCCGCCGTGCAGCGCGCCGGCGCATCCGTCGCCGTCGCCGGTGGCGCGATCTATGGCGCCGACGACCCGGCCGCCGCTGCTGCCGAGCTGCGCGCAGCCATCAACTAA
- a CDS encoding FKBP-type peptidyl-prolyl cis-trans isomerase, with protein sequence MRTVPTFLTLTAVAAIALTGCAASPDTEATPTATTAAIECTDPGTTSDAVTVTGDAGVEPTVTFDTPLAAEATERTVVTEGTGDAVVEGDSVSISYAAYNATTGAKLSAAGYGDEAGLTVNVVDNQSVISGILKGVACSNVGDRVAVVIPPADGFGDTGNTDLGVAATDQMLFVIDVKDKVPTRATGEDQKPLDGFPTVELADDGAPTVTVPETDPPTELAVEVLKKGDGAVVADGGTVTVQYAGVIWGTGKVFDQSWGGGGPTSFSTSEVIAGFGQGLVGQTVGSQVVIVIPPDLGYGDTGNDTAGISGTDTLVFVVDILATA encoded by the coding sequence GTGCGCACTGTTCCTACTTTTCTCACCCTGACGGCAGTTGCCGCCATCGCCCTGACCGGATGCGCTGCGTCGCCCGACACGGAGGCGACGCCCACGGCGACGACCGCCGCGATCGAGTGCACAGACCCCGGCACTACCTCGGATGCGGTGACCGTGACCGGTGACGCCGGCGTCGAGCCGACCGTGACCTTCGACACGCCCCTGGCTGCCGAGGCGACCGAGCGCACCGTGGTCACCGAAGGCACCGGCGACGCCGTGGTCGAGGGCGATTCCGTCTCCATCTCCTACGCCGCGTACAACGCCACCACCGGAGCCAAGCTCAGCGCTGCCGGCTACGGCGACGAGGCCGGCCTCACGGTCAACGTCGTGGACAACCAGAGCGTGATCTCCGGAATCCTCAAGGGCGTGGCCTGCTCCAACGTGGGCGACCGGGTGGCCGTGGTCATCCCGCCCGCCGACGGCTTCGGCGACACCGGCAACACCGACCTGGGTGTGGCCGCGACCGACCAGATGCTCTTCGTGATCGACGTCAAGGACAAGGTGCCCACCCGCGCCACCGGCGAAGACCAGAAGCCGCTGGACGGCTTCCCCACGGTGGAACTCGCCGATGACGGCGCACCGACCGTGACGGTTCCGGAGACAGACCCGCCCACCGAACTCGCAGTCGAGGTGCTCAAGAAGGGCGACGGCGCTGTCGTTGCCGATGGCGGCACCGTCACCGTGCAGTACGCCGGAGTGATCTGGGGCACCGGCAAGGTGTTCGACCAGAGCTGGGGCGGCGGCGGACCCACGTCGTTCTCGACCTCGGAGGTCATCGCCGGCTTCGGCCAGGGCCTGGTCGGCCAGACCGTCGGCTCGCAGGTCGTCATCGTCATCCCGCCGGACCTGGGCTACGGCGACACCGGCAATGACACTGCCGGCATCAGCGGCACGGACACCCTCGTGTTCGTCGTCGACATCCTCGCCACCGCGTAA
- a CDS encoding SulP family inorganic anion transporter — protein MSTIGTAASATGRYMRALLPSWQDYRDVKRTWRGDIVAGLTVGIIALPLALAFGVSSGAGAESGLITAIVAGVIAAVFGGSNIQVSGPTGAMVVVLGPVVAAHGVGVVAVLSLMAGLIVIAAGALKLGRAVTFIPWPVIEGFTLGIAVIIFLQQVPAAIGSKAGASSNAFVAAVQSFQTVDWSTVIIPVAMVLVVAAIMLLAPLVHKKLPGSIVAIIVVTAIANLADLPLARIGELPSSLPSPMLPQLDAGVLGSLVGPALTIAALAAIESLLSARVAVTLSDTGPYDADRELVGQGLASIASGFFGGMPATGAIARTAVNIRSGGRTRLAAIVHSIVLIGVVYLATGVVSQIPLAALSGVLMMTAARMISIATVRSIIGSTGSDATVFIITALVTVSVDLIVAVGIGIAVAAFFALRSVSASSGVHREELPGEPVPGDERIALFRLDGALFFGAAERMLERVNQTSHITVVIIRMSQLQILDATGARVITEMIQALERRGITVLVKGIQPRHLKLVTRVGVITSLRHRNHLFTDLEAAIEHARSHVTRAATAAGSTDVGDFGWTSAIRLPRD, from the coding sequence ATGAGCACGATCGGCACCGCCGCATCCGCAACCGGCCGCTACATGCGCGCCCTGCTGCCCAGCTGGCAGGACTACCGCGATGTGAAGCGCACCTGGCGCGGGGACATCGTGGCCGGGCTCACGGTGGGCATCATCGCACTGCCACTCGCCCTCGCCTTCGGCGTCAGCTCCGGCGCCGGCGCCGAGAGCGGCCTTATCACAGCCATCGTGGCCGGCGTCATCGCGGCCGTGTTCGGCGGCTCCAACATCCAGGTCTCCGGGCCGACCGGCGCGATGGTCGTGGTGCTCGGCCCGGTCGTCGCCGCCCACGGCGTGGGCGTCGTCGCCGTGCTCAGCCTGATGGCCGGCCTCATCGTGATCGCCGCCGGCGCGCTCAAGCTCGGCCGCGCGGTCACGTTCATCCCCTGGCCGGTGATCGAGGGGTTCACCCTCGGCATCGCCGTCATCATCTTCCTCCAGCAGGTGCCCGCCGCGATCGGGTCCAAGGCCGGCGCGAGCAGCAACGCCTTCGTGGCCGCCGTGCAGTCGTTCCAGACCGTGGACTGGTCTACCGTGATCATTCCCGTGGCCATGGTGCTCGTCGTCGCGGCGATCATGCTGTTGGCCCCCCTCGTGCACAAGAAGCTGCCGGGGTCGATCGTGGCCATCATCGTGGTGACCGCGATCGCCAACCTCGCCGACCTGCCGCTGGCCCGCATCGGCGAGCTGCCCAGCTCGCTGCCGTCGCCCATGCTGCCGCAACTGGATGCCGGCGTGCTCGGCTCGCTGGTGGGCCCCGCGCTCACGATCGCGGCGCTCGCCGCCATCGAGTCGCTGTTGTCGGCCCGGGTGGCCGTCACCCTCTCCGACACCGGTCCGTACGACGCCGACCGCGAGCTGGTGGGCCAGGGCCTGGCCTCGATCGCCTCCGGCTTCTTCGGCGGCATGCCCGCCACCGGCGCGATCGCCCGCACGGCCGTGAACATCCGCTCGGGCGGCCGCACCCGGCTGGCGGCCATCGTGCACTCGATCGTGCTGATCGGCGTGGTCTACCTGGCCACTGGAGTGGTCTCGCAGATCCCACTCGCCGCGCTGTCCGGCGTGCTCATGATGACCGCGGCCCGGATGATCTCCATCGCCACCGTGCGCAGCATCATCGGCTCCACCGGCTCCGACGCCACGGTGTTCATCATCACCGCCCTCGTCACGGTCTCGGTCGACCTCATCGTGGCCGTGGGCATCGGCATCGCCGTTGCCGCGTTCTTCGCGCTGCGGTCGGTCTCGGCCTCCAGCGGTGTGCACCGCGAAGAATTGCCGGGCGAACCGGTGCCCGGCGACGAACGAATCGCCCTGTTCCGGCTCGACGGCGCGCTGTTCTTCGGTGCGGCCGAGCGGATGCTCGAACGCGTCAATCAGACCAGCCACATCACCGTCGTGATCATCCGGATGTCGCAGCTGCAGATCCTCGACGCCACCGGCGCCCGGGTGATCACCGAGATGATCCAGGCGCTCGAACGCCGCGGCATCACGGTGCTCGTCAAGGGCATCCAGCCGCGGCACCTCAAGCTCGTCACCCGGGTGGGCGTGATCACGTCGTTGCGGCACCGCAACCACCTGTTCACCGACCTCGAGGCCGCCATCGAACACGCCCGCAGCCACGTCACCAGGGCCGCGACGGCGGCGGGCAGCACGGATGTCGGCGACTTCGGCTGGACCAGCGCCATCCGGCTGCCCAGGGACTAG
- the hxlB gene encoding 6-phospho-3-hexuloisomerase, giving the protein MASTDSLRSDSTGSETTGTETTGVLPALQMILAENAAVVGRLAADAGAATGLDAVAHRLLAADRVFVLGAGRSGLALRMTAMRLMHLGLVVHVVGDATTPAITATDALLVASGSGSTAGIVRAAETAHALGATVLAFTTAPASPLAGLSDVTVVIPAAQKQDHGGTLSAQYSGGLFEQAVLFAGDAVFHTLWQASGVAADELWPRHANLE; this is encoded by the coding sequence ATGGCCAGCACCGACTCCCTCCGCTCCGACTCCACCGGCTCCGAAACGACCGGCACCGAAACGACCGGCGTGCTCCCGGCCCTCCAGATGATCCTGGCCGAGAACGCCGCCGTGGTCGGCCGCCTGGCCGCGGATGCCGGCGCTGCCACCGGCCTGGACGCCGTGGCGCACCGGCTCCTGGCGGCCGACCGGGTCTTCGTGCTCGGCGCCGGCCGGTCGGGGTTGGCGCTGCGGATGACGGCCATGCGGCTGATGCACCTGGGCCTCGTCGTGCACGTGGTCGGCGACGCCACCACCCCGGCGATCACCGCCACCGACGCGCTGCTGGTGGCGAGCGGCTCCGGCAGCACCGCCGGCATCGTGCGCGCCGCCGAGACCGCACACGCGCTGGGAGCCACGGTTCTCGCGTTCACCACCGCGCCGGCCTCCCCGCTGGCCGGACTGTCCGACGTGACCGTCGTCATCCCGGCCGCCCAGAAGCAGGACCACGGCGGAACCCTGTCGGCGCAGTACTCCGGCGGGTTGTTCGAGCAAGCGGTGCTGTTCGCCGGCGACGCCGTCTTCCACACCCTGTGGCAGGCATCCGGTGTCGCCGCCGACGAGCTCTGGCCCCGGCACGCCAACCTCGAGTAG
- a CDS encoding metalloregulator ArsR/SmtB family transcription factor yields MESLIQDVSDPFTDANRPLYEVKANLFKGLAHPVRVRVLEVLANAETDLSVSDLLSDTGLEASHLSQHLSVLRRHNLVMAERRGSLVFYRLAYPQVADLLAVARQLLVEILDTTQKNLADTVGLLRITPTDAASTSAVTR; encoded by the coding sequence ATGGAATCACTGATTCAGGATGTCTCCGACCCGTTCACGGACGCGAACCGCCCGCTCTATGAGGTGAAGGCCAACCTCTTCAAGGGCCTGGCCCATCCGGTGCGCGTGCGGGTGCTGGAGGTGCTCGCCAACGCCGAGACCGACCTGTCGGTGTCCGACCTGCTCAGCGATACCGGGCTCGAGGCCTCGCACCTCTCCCAGCACCTGTCGGTGCTGCGCCGGCACAATCTGGTGATGGCCGAGCGGCGCGGCAGCCTGGTCTTCTACCGGCTGGCCTACCCGCAGGTCGCCGACCTCCTCGCGGTGGCCAGGCAGCTGCTGGTGGAGATCCTCGACACCACGCAGAAGAACCTGGCCGACACCGTGGGCCTGCTCCGGATCACGCCGACGGATGCCGCGTCCACGAGCGCGGTGACCCGATGA
- the nucS gene encoding endonuclease NucS, with protein sequence MRLVIAKCSVDYAGRLSAHLPLATRLLMLKSDGSLLVHSDGGSYKPLNWMSPPCSLAVSAPDELQVEAGVTELWTVTHAKTNDQLIVSIYEVQHDSAHELGIDPGLIKDGVEAHLQKLLAEHIHLLGDGHTLVRREYMTAIGPVDILARDAQGASVAVELKRRGDIDGVEQLTRYLELMNRDPHLAPVVGVFAAQQIKPQARMLAEDRGIRCLVLDYDAMRGLDDTASKLF encoded by the coding sequence GTGCGCCTCGTTATAGCAAAATGTTCAGTTGACTACGCCGGACGGCTCAGCGCGCATTTGCCGCTCGCCACCCGCCTGCTCATGCTCAAATCCGACGGCAGTCTGCTCGTGCACTCCGACGGCGGCTCCTACAAGCCACTCAACTGGATGAGCCCGCCGTGCAGCCTGGCGGTGTCCGCGCCCGACGAGTTGCAGGTGGAGGCCGGCGTCACCGAGCTGTGGACAGTGACGCACGCCAAGACCAACGACCAGCTCATCGTGAGCATCTACGAGGTGCAGCACGACTCGGCACACGAGCTCGGCATCGACCCCGGCCTGATCAAGGACGGCGTCGAGGCGCACCTGCAGAAGCTGCTGGCCGAGCACATCCACCTCCTCGGCGACGGCCACACCCTGGTGCGCCGCGAGTACATGACCGCGATCGGCCCGGTCGACATCCTGGCCAGGGATGCGCAGGGCGCCTCGGTGGCCGTGGAGCTCAAGCGCCGCGGCGACATCGACGGTGTCGAACAGCTCACCCGGTACCTCGAGCTGATGAACCGCGACCCGCACCTGGCGCCCGTCGTGGGCGTGTTCGCCGCGCAGCAGATCAAACCGCAGGCGCGGATGCTGGCCGAGGACCGCGGCATCCGTTGCCTGGTGCTCGACTACGACGCCATGCGCGGCCTCGACGACACCGCCTCCAAACTCTTTTAG
- a CDS encoding HAD hydrolase-like protein produces the protein MNPTLTRTWSAILFDLDGTITDSAPAITNSLARTFALLGRPVPSDTELMAYVGPPLLAAFGEYAGMTPDEALEALAVYRADYQGPASLDTAVYPGVAGLLERIHEAGIPLGLATSKPEHTAIAILEHFELAQYFTVMVGATENETRSAKADIVEEALVRFASAGVDTSAVVMVGDRSYDAEGAAANGVPTILVEWGYGSPAEAALATAVVHSTDQLAKLLLG, from the coding sequence GTGAACCCCACCTTGACGCGCACCTGGAGCGCCATCCTCTTCGACCTCGACGGAACCATCACGGACTCCGCCCCGGCCATCACGAACTCGCTGGCCCGCACCTTCGCCCTGCTCGGCCGTCCGGTTCCCTCCGACACCGAGCTGATGGCCTACGTCGGCCCGCCCCTGCTCGCCGCCTTCGGCGAGTACGCCGGCATGACCCCCGACGAGGCCCTCGAGGCCCTCGCCGTCTACCGCGCCGACTACCAGGGCCCCGCCTCGCTGGACACCGCGGTGTACCCGGGCGTCGCCGGCCTGCTCGAGCGCATCCACGAAGCCGGCATCCCGCTGGGGCTGGCCACGAGCAAGCCCGAGCACACCGCCATCGCAATTCTCGAGCACTTCGAACTGGCCCAGTACTTCACCGTCATGGTCGGCGCCACCGAGAACGAGACCCGCAGCGCCAAGGCTGACATCGTCGAGGAGGCCCTCGTGCGCTTCGCCTCGGCCGGCGTGGACACCTCCGCGGTCGTCATGGTGGGCGACCGCAGCTACGACGCCGAGGGCGCCGCGGCCAACGGAGTGCCCACGATCCTCGTCGAGTGGGGCTACGGCTCCCCCGCGGAGGCCGCGCTGGCCACCGCTGTCGTGCACTCCACCGACCAGCTCGCCAAACTGCTGCTGGGCTGA
- a CDS encoding MFS transporter, translating to MSIVKPQGDQIPRPTLRPIVVPLSGLLIAQFVAGLSATIVATSIPSIMQNLPGPTSHSTWIVAATILGNTATTPIWGKLGDRFNPKAILQAGLVFFAVGSLVAALSLNTTQLIVGRALQGVGLGGILSLVVIVVAALVEPRQRGRVNAWLSSMQTTATLSGPVLGGLIVQTPGLGWQWCFLLSIPGALVSVIVIAATLRIVRTPHQRMRADFAGAGLIALGVTSSLICISALTHAAASEWLVAVTVAIGLIALVVAVLVELRAEDPILPLRLLAARVPLLCIVAAFFSGTTLFSGSVFITQYLQFGVGLSPATAGVLLTPMALGTVATAFAAGRYISRTGRVRPVIVLGAVALFAGNAVLSQMHVAPIPMAVIGTVLIACGLGAVIQNLILTAQTTVSYRTVGSMSSSVSFFLSLGGTIGLVVLGSVLTFQVDLMQAAGSTRSEAYLVGMPIIFGLSALMVVPATAAVLALPAIHLRGGLRQERR from the coding sequence GTGAGCATAGTGAAGCCGCAGGGCGACCAGATCCCCCGCCCGACCCTCCGCCCGATCGTGGTCCCGCTCAGCGGGCTCCTCATCGCCCAGTTCGTCGCCGGGTTGAGCGCCACGATCGTCGCCACCTCGATTCCGTCCATCATGCAGAACCTGCCCGGGCCCACCTCGCACTCCACCTGGATCGTCGCCGCGACCATCCTCGGCAACACCGCCACCACCCCGATCTGGGGCAAACTCGGCGATCGCTTCAACCCCAAGGCCATCCTGCAGGCCGGCCTGGTCTTCTTCGCGGTCGGCTCCCTCGTCGCGGCCCTCTCCCTGAACACGACGCAGCTCATCGTGGGCCGCGCGCTGCAGGGCGTCGGCCTGGGCGGCATCCTCTCGCTCGTCGTGATCGTGGTCGCCGCGCTGGTCGAACCCCGCCAGCGCGGCCGGGTCAATGCCTGGCTGAGCAGCATGCAAACCACCGCGACCCTCAGCGGGCCCGTACTCGGCGGGCTGATCGTGCAGACCCCCGGCCTCGGCTGGCAGTGGTGCTTCCTGCTCAGCATCCCCGGCGCGCTGGTGTCGGTGATCGTGATCGCGGCGACCCTGCGGATCGTGCGCACGCCGCACCAACGGATGCGTGCCGACTTCGCCGGCGCCGGCCTGATCGCCCTGGGAGTGACCTCGTCGCTCATCTGCATCTCGGCGCTCACGCACGCGGCCGCCTCGGAGTGGCTGGTCGCGGTGACGGTCGCGATCGGGCTGATCGCCCTCGTCGTGGCCGTCTTGGTGGAGCTGCGCGCCGAGGATCCGATTCTGCCGCTGCGCCTGCTGGCCGCCCGAGTGCCGCTGCTCTGCATCGTCGCGGCGTTCTTCTCTGGCACCACCCTCTTCAGCGGCTCGGTGTTCATCACCCAGTACCTGCAGTTCGGCGTGGGCCTCTCGCCGGCCACGGCCGGGGTACTGCTGACCCCGATGGCGCTCGGAACCGTGGCCACGGCCTTCGCGGCCGGCCGGTACATCAGCCGCACCGGCCGGGTGCGTCCGGTCATAGTGCTCGGCGCGGTGGCGCTCTTCGCCGGCAATGCCGTGCTCTCCCAGATGCACGTCGCGCCCATCCCGATGGCCGTCATCGGCACGGTGCTCATCGCCTGCGGCTTGGGCGCGGTGATCCAGAACCTGATCCTCACCGCGCAGACCACGGTGTCGTACCGCACGGTCGGGTCGATGAGCTCGTCGGTGTCGTTCTTCCTGTCCCTGGGCGGCACCATCGGCCTGGTCGTCCTCGGCTCCGTGCTCACCTTTCAGGTGGACCTGATGCAGGCGGCCGGGTCGACCCGGTCAGAGGCCTACCTCGTGGGCATGCCGATCATCTTCGGGCTCTCGGCCCTCATGGTCGTGCCGGCGACCGCGGCGGTACTCGCTCTCCCGGCCATCCACTTGCGTGGCGGACTCCGGCAGGAACGCCGCTGA
- a CDS encoding LuxR C-terminal-related transcriptional regulator → MKSIANPHSIELLDALQAVVASSLLDIAGGFSTLLQPLIGHTALVIFTEDCTGRPQKKAGDPAIIDEVTLLELDAVRRSLTTEVSDPWGLRAVIGGTDRPITAWLASTGALLVLTDPGLTPAGRADPESTLALVGRLWQLVATSIRQQVAAATPAYLLDSRAASADRAKLIADLTDAHSTALESMLAVLRSPTVSAEAARQTATDLAASAMVSLRAVSDRDRSLAEEPVAAAFARLRDDLRPLVRFGDLDVQFVEPPANGRALPGEVAHAGRAIVRGSVLALVEQAGVSRVRVQWDCDGSNLLIQIRDDGAGNLTADSPGVGPLTARVAALGGTFGVRATVGWGSELTVSLPLDAPLAPLTPASEWGLSPREQGVLALVASGARNKAIAAELLISENTVKFHVANLLRKVGASTRAELASLAR, encoded by the coding sequence GTGAAGTCGATAGCCAACCCCCATTCCATCGAGCTGCTTGACGCCCTGCAGGCCGTCGTCGCGAGTTCCCTGCTCGACATCGCCGGCGGCTTCTCCACCCTGCTGCAGCCGCTCATCGGGCACACCGCCCTGGTGATCTTCACCGAGGACTGCACGGGACGGCCGCAGAAGAAGGCCGGCGACCCGGCGATCATCGACGAGGTCACCCTCCTCGAACTCGACGCCGTGCGCCGCTCCCTCACCACCGAGGTCTCCGACCCCTGGGGCCTGCGGGCCGTGATCGGCGGAACCGACCGGCCGATCACAGCGTGGCTGGCCTCGACGGGTGCCCTGCTGGTGCTCACCGACCCCGGACTCACCCCGGCCGGCCGCGCCGATCCGGAGTCGACCCTCGCGCTGGTCGGCCGGCTCTGGCAGCTCGTGGCCACCAGCATCCGGCAGCAGGTCGCCGCGGCCACCCCCGCCTATCTGCTCGACTCCCGGGCCGCGTCGGCCGACCGTGCCAAACTCATCGCCGATCTCACGGATGCCCACTCGACGGCCCTGGAGTCGATGCTCGCGGTGCTGCGCTCCCCCACAGTGAGCGCAGAGGCCGCCCGCCAGACGGCCACCGACCTGGCCGCGAGCGCCATGGTGAGCCTGCGGGCGGTCTCCGACCGGGACCGGTCGCTGGCGGAGGAGCCCGTCGCTGCAGCCTTCGCCCGGCTGCGGGACGACCTGCGGCCGCTGGTGCGATTCGGTGACCTCGACGTGCAGTTCGTCGAACCGCCGGCGAACGGACGCGCCCTGCCCGGCGAGGTCGCCCACGCGGGCCGGGCCATCGTGCGCGGTTCCGTGCTGGCTCTAGTGGAGCAGGCCGGGGTGAGCCGCGTGCGGGTGCAGTGGGACTGCGACGGCAGCAACCTGCTCATCCAGATCCGCGACGACGGCGCCGGAAACCTCACCGCCGACTCCCCCGGCGTCGGCCCGCTCACGGCCAGGGTCGCCGCGCTCGGCGGCACCTTCGGCGTGCGGGCCACGGTCGGCTGGGGTTCTGAGCTCACGGTGTCGCTGCCGCTCGACGCTCCCCTGGCGCCGCTGACCCCGGCCTCCGAGTGGGGGCTGAGCCCGCGCGAGCAGGGCGTGCTGGCCCTCGTCGCCTCCGGCGCACGCAACAAGGCCATCGCGGCCGAGCTGCTGATCAGCGAGAACACGGTGAAGTTCCACGTTGCCAACCTGCTGCGCAAGGTGGGTGCCTCCACCCGCGCCGAGCTGGCCTCGCTGGCCCGCTGA
- the panD gene encoding aspartate 1-decarboxylase — protein sequence MRRTMFKSKIHRATVTHSALHYVGSLTVDLDLLDAADLLPGELASIVNVNNGARFETYLIAGERGSGVIGVNGAAARMAHEGDLVIIISYAQMSTKKARAYQPTVVHVDGNNAIISVGTDPAAAHGDDLERPPLAV from the coding sequence ATGCGCCGCACCATGTTCAAATCCAAGATCCACCGCGCCACCGTGACGCACTCCGCCCTGCACTATGTGGGGTCTCTGACCGTCGACCTCGACCTGCTCGACGCGGCCGACCTGCTGCCGGGCGAGTTGGCGAGCATTGTGAACGTCAATAACGGCGCCCGCTTCGAGACCTATCTGATCGCCGGCGAACGCGGCAGCGGTGTGATCGGCGTCAACGGCGCCGCGGCCCGGATGGCGCACGAGGGCGATCTGGTGATCATCATCTCCTACGCCCAGATGAGCACGAAGAAGGCCAGGGCGTATCAGCCCACCGTGGTGCACGTCGATGGGAACAACGCCATCATCAGCGTGGGAACCGACCCGGCCGCCGCCCACGGCGACGACCTGGAGCGCCCGCCCCTCGCCGTCTGA